One genomic region from Cyanobium usitatum str. Tous encodes:
- a CDS encoding L,D-transpeptidase: MRPFSTLALLALVTGLFGCGTNKQPKPVPAGVTGPIRIELDPKDPSRSFGVLPRGEERTIFKVGFGRNGITCAGSRIEEGYTPLGRFRVNAILSGDTFVMDPALIAKSGKSEAELRKMLFGNMNAIDFDGDGESGEYGRGYVSLEPVESVKQPFAFNTYDGKFRWYSFAIHGSNNDNRIGQKVTGGCINVAEPELKLLLSAVMLGDEVVINATGGKCV, from the coding sequence ATGCGCCCTTTCTCCACACTCGCTCTGCTCGCTCTGGTTACGGGGCTGTTCGGCTGCGGCACCAACAAGCAACCCAAACCAGTACCGGCCGGCGTTACCGGTCCCATCCGGATCGAGCTCGACCCAAAGGATCCCTCCAGGAGCTTCGGGGTGTTGCCACGGGGCGAGGAGCGCACCATTTTCAAGGTGGGCTTCGGCCGCAACGGCATCACCTGCGCCGGCAGCCGCATCGAGGAGGGCTACACACCCCTGGGCCGCTTCCGGGTGAATGCCATCCTCAGCGGCGACACCTTTGTGATGGATCCCGCCCTGATCGCCAAATCAGGCAAGAGCGAGGCCGAGCTGCGCAAAATGCTTTTTGGCAACATGAATGCCATCGACTTCGACGGCGATGGCGAAAGCGGCGAATACGGCAGGGGCTACGTGAGCCTGGAGCCGGTGGAAAGCGTCAAGCAGCCCTTCGCCTTCAACACCTACGACGGCAAATTTCGCTGGTACAGCTTCGCCATTCACGGCAGCAACAACGACAACCGCATCGGCCAGAAGGTGACCGGCGGCTGCATAAACGTGGCTGAGCCAGAATTGAAGCTCCTGCTCTCGGCCGTGATGCTCGGCGATGAGGTGGTGATCAACGCCACTGGCGGCAAGTGCGTTTAA
- a CDS encoding nuclear transport factor 2 family protein: MDTAQLRALFNKPYGAPGPSEAQWRQLYAEDVHFSDPTQERDGISAYIKAQEGLLKRCDDTYLTPGAIAIEADSAFVEWEMGLKIKGIEFVYPGTSRLLFNSEGKICDHRDYFDFVGPTFGPVPVLGGFVRWLYKRFVG, from the coding sequence GTGGACACTGCCCAGCTGCGCGCCTTGTTCAACAAGCCCTACGGCGCCCCCGGCCCGAGCGAGGCGCAATGGCGGCAGCTTTACGCCGAGGACGTGCACTTCAGCGATCCAACCCAAGAGCGAGATGGCATTTCGGCCTACATCAAGGCCCAGGAGGGCCTGCTGAAACGCTGTGACGACACCTACCTCACCCCCGGCGCGATCGCGATCGAAGCCGATTCGGCCTTCGTGGAGTGGGAGATGGGTCTGAAGATCAAGGGCATCGAGTTTGTGTATCCAGGCACCTCCCGACTGCTCTTCAACAGCGAGGGCAAGATCTGCGACCACCGCGACTACTTCGACTTCGTGGGCCCCACCTTCGGGCCGGTGCCTGTGCTCGGCGGCTTTGTGCGCTGGCTTTACAAGCGCTTTGTGGGCTGA
- a CDS encoding glycosyltransferase, whose protein sequence is MLSNLNRSLAENSCNIEHVIVVDGNDLEALPAELAANATVIASARPIGQAAARNLGLLVARGEWITSADDDDWLYPHSIDKRLVAINGQAGALWAAGYCTDDLKNDPAIVAAGPCLAGDVWRAWPSPHDSIPLGPTTLLVQAALLKRVGGWMGLPQGEDVGMMIAVTSSAAGVLISDYVYHIRLHVGQMTKSAWFDDLELLSRRSAWERGQTILSQQLASSSVPLIRQRIATP, encoded by the coding sequence ATGCTGAGCAACCTAAATCGCAGCCTGGCTGAAAATAGCTGCAATATCGAACATGTGATTGTTGTTGATGGCAACGACCTCGAAGCCCTGCCCGCCGAGCTTGCCGCAAACGCCACAGTGATTGCTTCTGCTCGTCCGATTGGTCAGGCGGCAGCTCGCAATCTTGGCCTACTTGTTGCTCGGGGAGAGTGGATCACCAGCGCTGACGACGACGACTGGCTTTACCCCCATTCCATCGACAAGCGTCTGGTCGCAATCAATGGCCAGGCAGGGGCCCTGTGGGCAGCCGGTTATTGCACCGACGATCTCAAAAATGATCCTGCCATTGTGGCCGCTGGACCATGTCTGGCTGGTGATGTCTGGCGAGCCTGGCCATCCCCCCATGACAGCATTCCCCTAGGGCCAACCACCCTGCTTGTACAGGCTGCCCTGCTAAAGCGTGTCGGAGGCTGGATGGGCCTGCCACAAGGTGAAGATGTGGGCATGATGATCGCGGTTACAAGTAGTGCTGCAGGCGTACTTATTTCTGATTACGTCTATCACATACGCCTCCATGTTGGCCAGATGACCAAATCAGCTTGGTTTGATGATTTGGAGCTTTTGTCGCGTCGATCTGCCTGGGAGCGCGGTCAAACCATCCTCTCTCAGCAGCTTGCAAGTTCCTCAGTGCCGCTGATTCGCCAGCGCATTGCCACTCCTTGA
- a CDS encoding glycosyl hydrolase family 57, which translates to MSNSSLPPIAGREAEILALVQQQQPVFLPTTNLKLEQLRSGFACALHMHQPTIPAGPDGQLISHLQWMLDHPGVGDNHNAEPFAHCYRRLADLLPQLIAEGSDPRIMLDYSGNLLWGFEQMGRHDILDALRFLARDTRMQQHVEWLGTFWSHAVAPSTPIPDLKLQIQAWQQHFAALFGDEALQRVQGFSPPEMALPNHPDTLFAFVQALRQCGYRWLLVQEHSVENPDGTPLSREQALVPNRLVARSSSGEVATITALVKTQGSDTKLVGQMQPCYEALGLNPVPLAGRSIPPLVVQIADGENGGVMMNEFPSAFLQAHRRLAGEGGAASSTVALNGSEYLDLLATAGITEADFPPIQAVQQHRLWQQVGEPAVGDGGSGGPGRAAVETAIAALSAADVSFSMAGASWTNNLSWVEGYGNVLEPMEQLSARFHRHFDPLVAADPAVTATAAYQQALLPLLLLETSCFRYWGQGTWTDYARELHRRGEAALANPQ; encoded by the coding sequence GTGAGCAACTCCTCCCTGCCGCCTATCGCTGGCCGCGAAGCCGAAATTCTCGCCCTGGTGCAGCAGCAGCAGCCGGTATTTCTGCCCACCACCAATCTCAAGCTGGAGCAGCTTCGTTCAGGCTTCGCCTGTGCCCTGCACATGCACCAGCCCACGATTCCAGCCGGGCCGGATGGCCAGCTGATCTCCCATCTCCAGTGGATGCTCGACCATCCCGGTGTGGGCGACAACCACAATGCCGAGCCCTTCGCCCACTGCTACCGGCGGCTGGCCGACCTGCTTCCCCAGCTGATCGCCGAGGGCTCCGACCCGCGGATCATGCTCGATTACTCCGGCAACCTGCTCTGGGGCTTCGAGCAGATGGGCCGCCACGACATCCTCGACGCCCTGCGCTTCCTTGCCCGCGACACCCGCATGCAGCAGCACGTGGAGTGGCTCGGCACCTTCTGGAGCCACGCCGTGGCCCCCTCCACCCCCATCCCCGACCTGAAGCTGCAGATCCAGGCCTGGCAGCAGCACTTCGCCGCCCTGTTCGGCGACGAAGCCCTGCAGCGGGTGCAGGGTTTCTCCCCGCCGGAGATGGCCCTGCCCAACCATCCCGACACCCTGTTCGCCTTCGTGCAGGCGCTGCGGCAGTGCGGCTACCGCTGGCTGCTGGTGCAGGAGCACAGCGTCGAAAACCCCGATGGCACCCCACTCAGCCGCGAGCAGGCGCTGGTGCCCAACCGGCTGGTGGCCCGCAGCTCCAGCGGCGAGGTGGCCACGATCACCGCCCTGGTCAAGACGCAGGGCTCCGACACCAAGCTGGTGGGCCAGATGCAGCCCTGCTACGAGGCGTTGGGATTGAACCCGGTGCCGCTGGCTGGCCGCTCCATTCCGCCGCTGGTGGTGCAGATCGCCGATGGTGAGAACGGCGGCGTGATGATGAACGAGTTCCCCTCGGCCTTCCTGCAGGCCCATCGGCGCCTGGCTGGCGAGGGGGGCGCTGCCTCGAGCACCGTCGCTCTCAACGGCAGCGAGTACCTCGATCTGCTCGCCACCGCCGGCATCACTGAGGCCGACTTCCCGCCGATCCAGGCGGTGCAGCAGCACCGGCTCTGGCAGCAGGTGGGCGAGCCCGCTGTGGGGGATGGGGGTTCCGGTGGACCCGGCCGCGCCGCGGTGGAGACCGCGATCGCCGCACTTTCCGCCGCCGATGTCTCCTTTTCGATGGCTGGCGCCTCCTGGACCAACAACCTCAGCTGGGTGGAGGGTTATGGCAACGTGCTCGAGCCGATGGAGCAGCTCAGCGCCCGCTTTCACCGGCACTTCGATCCCCTGGTGGCGGCGGACCCGGCCGTGACGGCCACAGCGGCGTATCAGCAGGCGCTACTGCCGCTGCTGCTGCTGGAGACCAGCTGCTTCCGCTACTGGGGGCAGGGCACCTGGACTGACTACGCCCGCGAGCTGCACCGGCGGGGTGAAGCCGCGCTGGCCAACCCACAGTGA
- a CDS encoding SDR family oxidoreductase, whose protein sequence is MPTFLVTGSNRGIGLEYCRQLQARGDQVIAVCRTPSPELEALGVRLEAGIELTAEADLDALQQRLAGQPLDGVILNAGILEANRLENLDSESLRRQFEVNALAPLRLVAALLPNLQPGSKLALMTSRMGSIDDNSSGSSYGYRMSKVALNMAGRSLAIDLRPRCIAVALLHPGLVRTRMVNFNPQGISPEEAVRGLLARIDALTLETSGTFWHANGEVLPW, encoded by the coding sequence ATGCCAACTTTCCTAGTTACCGGCAGCAACCGCGGCATCGGCCTGGAGTACTGCAGACAGCTCCAGGCCCGCGGCGATCAGGTGATCGCCGTCTGCCGAACGCCTTCGCCGGAACTGGAGGCGCTGGGAGTTCGCCTCGAGGCGGGGATCGAGCTCACCGCAGAAGCAGATCTTGATGCTCTGCAGCAACGGCTAGCTGGCCAGCCCCTTGACGGGGTGATCCTCAACGCCGGCATCCTTGAAGCCAACCGCCTGGAGAATCTCGACAGCGAAAGCCTCAGGCGCCAGTTTGAGGTCAATGCCCTGGCGCCCCTACGGCTCGTGGCCGCCCTGCTGCCGAATCTGCAGCCCGGTTCCAAGCTGGCGCTGATGACCAGCCGCATGGGCTCGATTGACGACAACAGCTCCGGCTCCTCCTACGGCTATCGGATGTCAAAGGTGGCGCTAAACATGGCGGGGCGATCCCTGGCGATCGACCTGCGGCCCCGCTGCATCGCCGTGGCACTGCTCCACCCGGGGCTGGTGCGCACCCGCATGGTCAACTTCAACCCCCAGGGCATCAGCCCCGAGGAGGCGGTGCGGGGCCTGCTGGCCCGCATCGACGCCCTCACCCTGGAGACCAGCGGCACCTTCTGGCACGCCAACGGCGAGGTGCTGCCCTGGTGA
- a CDS encoding prohibitin family protein, with protein MQSPLRSAGSPDGPGATLSLIAAILVGIAILLSQTVFIVPAGNVAVVTTLGKVTGTPRSPGANIKAPLVQNTSLFDVRTQVRPEQFSTLTKDLQVIQATATVKYAMKPAEAGRIYETIATDDQQIYPRVIQPSLLKALKSVFSQYELVTIATEWNSISELVQEKVAEELRKFDYVSVQGLDLTGLQIAEEYRAAIEQKQIAEQQLLRAQTEVLIAEQEAKRYETLNSSLDDQVLYKLFLDKWDGQTSVVPALPGTPGGNGNSVIVNGRR; from the coding sequence ATGCAGTCGCCCCTTCGCTCAGCTGGCAGTCCCGATGGTCCTGGAGCCACCCTCAGCCTGATTGCGGCCATTTTGGTGGGGATCGCGATCCTGCTCAGCCAAACCGTTTTCATCGTGCCGGCGGGCAACGTGGCCGTTGTCACAACCCTGGGCAAGGTCACCGGTACCCCCCGCAGCCCCGGCGCCAACATCAAGGCCCCCTTGGTGCAGAACACTTCGCTGTTTGACGTGCGCACCCAGGTGCGACCGGAGCAGTTTTCGACTCTCACCAAGGATCTCCAGGTGATCCAGGCCACCGCCACGGTGAAATACGCCATGAAGCCTGCAGAAGCTGGGCGGATTTACGAGACGATCGCCACCGACGACCAGCAGATCTATCCCCGGGTGATCCAACCTTCGCTACTGAAGGCACTCAAATCAGTTTTTTCGCAGTACGAGCTGGTGACTATCGCCACCGAATGGAACTCCATTTCGGAACTGGTGCAGGAGAAGGTGGCGGAGGAACTGCGCAAGTTTGATTACGTGAGCGTGCAGGGACTCGACCTCACAGGCCTGCAAATCGCCGAGGAATACCGGGCCGCGATCGAACAGAAACAGATTGCCGAACAGCAGCTTTTGCGCGCCCAAACCGAGGTCTTGATCGCCGAGCAGGAAGCCAAGCGCTACGAAACGCTCAACTCAAGCCTCGATGACCAGGTGCTCTACAAGCTCTTCCTCGACAAGTGGGATGGCCAGACCTCCGTGGTGCCTGCCCTGCCTGGTACCCCTGGGGGCAACGGCAATTCCGTGATCGTCAACGGACGGCGCTGA
- a CDS encoding alanine/ornithine racemase family PLP-dependent enzyme, whose amino-acid sequence MRITYRAALSAPRLEIHLEHLQHNATTMVNRLARQGIKVTGVSKATLGLPEIVHTWVAAGVHSIGESRIESIESLSRCELGVPLLLIRSPMLSQVDRVVAHAAISCNSEAVVLKALAAAAHCQGVRHGVLLMVELGDLREGILAADLEAMVLLTLALPSLLLVGIGTNLGCQNGVAPDEANMAELSSLIDGLERRFGIRLEWCSGGNSANIPWLTGGGDPGRINHLRLGEALLLGREPLTRTAIPGLYTDAITLVAEVIESKRKPSRAWGTRHCTSFAKGPVAPQKQPEQPMAMRALLALGEQDADPAGLSAPGISIEGASSDHLVVSGAAAALAVGDEQRFQVSYSTLLRAMTSPFVSRCFIGGPA is encoded by the coding sequence GTGCGCATCACCTACCGGGCTGCTTTGAGCGCACCGCGGCTGGAGATTCATCTCGAGCACCTGCAGCACAACGCCACCACCATGGTCAATCGGCTTGCCCGCCAAGGGATCAAGGTTACCGGGGTCAGCAAGGCAACCCTGGGACTGCCGGAAATTGTGCACACCTGGGTGGCAGCAGGGGTGCACTCCATCGGTGAATCCCGAATCGAATCAATCGAATCGCTTAGCCGTTGCGAACTTGGCGTGCCCCTGCTGCTAATTCGCTCACCGATGCTCAGCCAGGTGGATCGGGTGGTGGCCCATGCGGCGATTAGCTGCAACAGCGAGGCGGTGGTGCTCAAGGCCTTGGCAGCTGCAGCGCATTGCCAAGGGGTGCGCCATGGAGTGCTGCTGATGGTGGAGCTAGGGGATCTGCGCGAGGGAATTCTCGCGGCAGACCTGGAGGCGATGGTGTTGCTTACCCTTGCCCTACCAAGCCTGCTGCTGGTGGGCATCGGCACCAATCTGGGCTGTCAAAACGGCGTTGCCCCAGATGAAGCCAATATGGCCGAGCTATCGAGTCTGATCGATGGCCTGGAAAGGCGTTTTGGCATCCGGCTCGAGTGGTGTTCTGGAGGTAATTCGGCCAATATTCCCTGGCTGACTGGTGGCGGCGATCCGGGCCGTATCAACCACCTGCGCCTCGGCGAAGCCCTACTACTGGGGCGAGAGCCCCTCACCCGCACAGCCATACCAGGGCTGTACACAGATGCCATCACCCTGGTGGCAGAGGTGATCGAGTCCAAGCGCAAGCCGAGCCGTGCCTGGGGAACGCGTCACTGCACCAGTTTTGCCAAAGGGCCAGTCGCTCCCCAAAAGCAACCAGAGCAACCCATGGCCATGCGAGCGCTACTTGCCCTGGGCGAACAGGATGCCGATCCGGCCGGTCTTAGTGCCCCTGGGATCAGCATCGAGGGCGCATCCAGCGACCACTTGGTGGTGAGCGGAGCGGCAGCGGCGCTGGCAGTGGGTGATGAACAGCGCTTCCAGGTCAGCTACAGCACCCTGCTGCGGGCGATGACTTCTCCATTTGTGAGCCGTTGTTTCATCGGAGGACCTGCCTAG
- a CDS encoding DUF1611 domain-containing protein, producing MTISISPHQVAVKSAAFVYCEGNFAGLDGKTAHGLVRFCEAFEIRAIIDSQSAGNDAGLLLDGISNGIPIVADLDSALALPGPRASTFIYGMAPADGLYGKDDRRALLLAMAAGLNLVSGMREFLNDDREFALAAIRHQVSIRDVRRPAALKDLRLFNGSIAKARCIRIAVLGTDGAIGKRTTATLLVQALNASGISAVLVSTGQTGLIQGGRYGIPLDAIPSQFCSGEVEAAVVEAYCTERPAVIVIEGQGALSHPAYLSSSFILRGSQPQAVVLQHAPARRQLSDFPFMPMPTPASEIRLIESFAPTRVIGLTLNHEGMDDAEVSAAIALYAAELAIPVTDAVSRAPSALVAMVLRAFPELCASPTGLL from the coding sequence TTGACCATTTCGATTTCACCGCATCAAGTTGCGGTTAAATCAGCTGCATTCGTTTACTGCGAGGGAAACTTCGCGGGACTCGACGGCAAAACCGCCCACGGACTCGTTCGCTTCTGTGAAGCCTTCGAAATCAGGGCAATTATTGACAGCCAATCAGCAGGGAATGATGCAGGTCTTCTACTAGACGGCATCAGCAACGGCATTCCCATCGTGGCTGATCTAGATAGCGCTCTCGCCCTGCCTGGGCCCCGCGCCAGCACCTTCATCTATGGCATGGCGCCTGCAGATGGCCTCTATGGCAAAGACGATCGCCGGGCTCTGCTGCTAGCCATGGCAGCTGGCCTGAATCTGGTCAGCGGCATGCGCGAATTCCTCAACGACGACCGTGAATTCGCCCTGGCGGCCATCCGTCACCAAGTCTCAATCCGGGATGTGCGTCGTCCAGCCGCTTTGAAGGATCTGCGCCTGTTCAATGGCTCGATCGCCAAGGCACGCTGCATTCGAATCGCCGTGCTCGGCACCGATGGGGCCATCGGTAAGCGCACCACCGCCACGCTTCTGGTTCAAGCCCTAAACGCCAGCGGCATCAGCGCCGTTTTGGTGAGCACGGGCCAAACCGGCTTGATTCAAGGGGGCCGCTATGGCATTCCGCTTGATGCCATTCCTTCGCAGTTTTGCTCAGGGGAGGTGGAGGCCGCTGTGGTGGAGGCCTACTGCACGGAAAGACCTGCGGTGATCGTGATTGAAGGCCAAGGGGCCCTCAGCCATCCCGCCTACCTCTCTTCCAGCTTCATCCTGCGGGGCAGCCAGCCCCAGGCGGTGGTGCTGCAGCACGCGCCGGCACGCCGGCAGCTCAGCGACTTTCCGTTTATGCCGATGCCCACGCCTGCCAGTGAAATTCGCCTGATCGAATCCTTCGCGCCAACGCGGGTAATCGGCCTAACCCTCAACCACGAGGGCATGGATGACGCCGAGGTGAGTGCCGCAATCGCCCTCTATGCCGCCGAGCTCGCTATTCCTGTTACCGATGCGGTGAGCCGTGCACCTTCAGCCCTGGTGGCAATGGTGCTGCGGGCTTTCCCCGAGTTGTGCGCATCACCTACCGGGCTGCTTTGA
- a CDS encoding GGDEF domain-containing protein has translation MPYPDYPIPADESQRQRDLERLGVLNHPGDEHFERLVRLASTVLETPIALISLVDGDRQWFLAHHGIDSTETPRKMAFCAHAIAGDETLVVPDARQDPRFCTNPLVIQDPKVRFYAGTPLQSRDGHNLGTLCVIDRQPRHFSSSQVRLLEDLAQLVLRELELRRLTTVHPVSALATRESFLEQAEPELLRARQAGENLAVLTLELDHFDQIKNRWGLQASDRAVVDVAALLRSQQCDQDLVGQIGDQEFALLMVNVDLATAMERADAIRAGISELRGVFSASGHQLTASGGLTLLAPADRQPLDALLRAERALFLAQGNGKNQIAEILADPLEAQSALE, from the coding sequence ATGCCGTATCCCGACTACCCGATTCCGGCAGACGAATCCCAGCGCCAAAGGGATTTAGAGCGCCTGGGGGTACTAAACCATCCAGGCGATGAGCATTTCGAGCGGCTGGTGCGGCTCGCATCAACTGTGCTGGAAACCCCGATCGCGCTCATCTCCCTGGTGGATGGCGACCGCCAGTGGTTCCTTGCCCACCACGGCATAGACAGCACCGAAACGCCGCGGAAGATGGCCTTTTGCGCCCACGCCATTGCCGGTGATGAAACCCTGGTGGTGCCAGATGCCCGCCAAGACCCCCGTTTCTGCACCAATCCCCTGGTTATTCAGGACCCAAAGGTGCGCTTCTACGCAGGCACCCCGCTGCAGAGTCGTGACGGCCACAACCTGGGCACCCTGTGCGTAATTGACAGGCAGCCGCGCCACTTCAGCTCCAGCCAGGTGCGACTGCTCGAGGATCTGGCCCAACTGGTGCTGCGTGAGCTTGAACTGCGCCGACTTACCACCGTCCATCCTGTGAGCGCTTTAGCCACCCGAGAAAGCTTTTTGGAGCAAGCTGAGCCTGAGCTACTGCGGGCGCGCCAGGCAGGTGAAAACCTTGCCGTGCTGACCCTGGAGCTCGACCACTTCGACCAGATCAAGAACCGCTGGGGTCTGCAGGCCTCGGATCGAGCTGTTGTAGACGTCGCCGCCCTACTGCGCTCCCAGCAATGCGACCAGGACCTGGTGGGTCAAATCGGCGACCAAGAATTCGCCCTGCTGATGGTGAATGTTGACCTGGCCACAGCCATGGAACGGGCCGATGCCATCCGCGCTGGCATCAGCGAGCTGAGGGGGGTCTTTTCGGCCAGCGGCCACCAGCTAACCGCCAGCGGCGGCCTGACCCTGCTTGCCCCAGCCGATCGTCAGCCCCTCGATGCCCTGCTTCGAGCCGAACGGGCCCTATTCCTGGCCCAGGGCAATGGCAAAAACCAGATCGCCGAAATACTGGCTGACCCCCTTGAAGCACAAAGCGCCCTAGAGTAA
- a CDS encoding 4a-hydroxytetrahydrobiopterin dehydratase has product MALDQESCLPCRDGAPLLDAAELAELLAQLPGWLVVDGHHLQKAWSFADFQQALDWLNRAGAICEAEGHHAEFSLGWGHAGAEVYTHKVDGLTRADAVLAAKLDGA; this is encoded by the coding sequence ATGGCCCTAGACCAAGAAAGCTGTCTCCCCTGCCGCGATGGGGCTCCGCTCCTGGACGCAGCTGAACTAGCCGAATTGCTGGCCCAGTTGCCCGGTTGGCTGGTTGTGGATGGACACCACTTGCAAAAGGCCTGGAGCTTTGCTGATTTTCAGCAGGCTCTCGATTGGCTCAACCGGGCTGGGGCGATCTGCGAAGCAGAGGGTCACCATGCCGAATTCAGCCTTGGCTGGGGTCACGCAGGCGCTGAGGTGTACACCCACAAGGTGGATGGCCTAACCCGCGCCGACGCAGTTTTGGCCGCCAAACTCGATGGGGCCTAG
- a CDS encoding aldose epimerase family protein translates to MALVHRDTPYPHWEFASDSGDLLRVVPERGGLVTGWRCKGKELIYLDLERFLDPAQSVRGGIPILFPICGGLPDNTLPLPQGNFPLGQHGFARQLPWQLTALEDGQGIALELKDSETTLTSYPFSFLLRLELRLVPGALEIDTSVLNRSQEAMPFSFGLHPYFNLSNLKSPRFEGLPERCLNHLSMAEADTTEQMARLDDGIDLLVRPTGDVRLLDPEAGLALDLQLSAPFNLVVLWTEPPRPMVCLEPWTGPRQALISGDDKLEIAPSETCRLHTRYAVSAC, encoded by the coding sequence GTGGCCCTAGTTCACCGCGACACTCCATATCCCCACTGGGAGTTCGCCAGCGACTCAGGGGATCTGCTGAGGGTGGTGCCTGAGCGCGGCGGTCTGGTGACCGGCTGGCGCTGCAAGGGCAAGGAACTGATCTACCTCGATCTTGAACGCTTCCTCGACCCCGCCCAATCAGTGCGGGGCGGTATTCCCATCCTCTTCCCGATCTGCGGCGGCCTGCCTGACAACACCTTGCCCCTACCCCAGGGGAACTTTCCCCTAGGCCAGCACGGCTTCGCCCGGCAGCTGCCATGGCAGTTGACAGCTCTCGAAGATGGCCAAGGCATTGCCCTTGAACTCAAAGACAGCGAGACCACCTTGACGAGCTATCCCTTCAGCTTTCTGCTGAGGCTTGAGCTGCGCCTGGTGCCAGGGGCCCTCGAAATCGACACCTCGGTGCTGAACCGCAGCCAGGAGGCGATGCCATTCAGCTTCGGCCTCCACCCCTACTTCAACCTCAGCAACCTCAAATCTCCACGCTTTGAGGGGCTACCGGAGCGCTGCCTAAACCACCTATCGATGGCCGAAGCCGACACGACCGAACAAATGGCGCGACTGGACGACGGCATTGACCTGTTGGTTCGTCCCACTGGTGACGTGCGCTTGCTGGATCCGGAAGCCGGCCTGGCCCTTGATCTGCAGCTCAGCGCCCCGTTCAACCTGGTGGTGCTCTGGACCGAACCGCCCCGTCCGATGGTCTGCCTGGAGCCCTGGACTGGACCGCGCCAGGCTCTGATCAGTGGCGATGACAAGCTTGAAATTGCGCCCAGCGAAACCTGCCGGCTGCATACTCGTTACGCCGTTAGCGCCTGCTAG
- a CDS encoding DUF4912 domain-containing protein, whose translation MSSEDDANDLTLRQLRQMASNLGIGRYSRMLKDQLLKAIERKSDSQPAASQPGGDAPEGVDLRSIEAEMSSAPRPDSQTAVVFLPRDPQWAYVFWELSDSDRRQAMADGASQLVLRVVDVTGLGAGAAHQHTMQEVVVNSHATEWYLPVPLSDRDYRVELGYRLAGGGWRSLAFSSVARVPALHPSEQILDQFVPFSLEAAAPATASGAAVMPTAAPGIHERVYQAATTTWRAVGRGSEAFHEVDANSDHNQGLNASGAGLWASGRNESGAGGVATRQRAFWLVADAELIVYGATDPAATLRIGDEVVPLGEDGTFRLQVPFRDGQQLYPITAVAADGEQRRNITLEFVRTTPDANVNTAEEAVAEWF comes from the coding sequence ATGTCAAGTGAAGACGACGCCAACGACCTGACCTTGCGTCAACTGCGCCAGATGGCCAGCAACCTCGGCATCGGCCGCTACAGCCGGATGCTGAAGGATCAGCTGCTGAAGGCTATTGAGCGCAAGTCAGACTCCCAGCCCGCAGCCAGCCAGCCAGGAGGCGATGCGCCAGAGGGTGTGGATCTGCGCAGCATTGAAGCTGAGATGAGCTCTGCTCCCCGGCCCGACTCCCAAACGGCAGTTGTATTTCTGCCCCGCGATCCCCAGTGGGCCTACGTGTTTTGGGAGCTCTCCGACTCCGACCGTCGCCAGGCGATGGCAGACGGTGCCAGCCAGCTGGTACTTCGAGTTGTTGATGTAACCGGTCTTGGTGCTGGTGCTGCCCACCAACACACCATGCAGGAAGTTGTGGTTAACAGCCATGCCACCGAGTGGTACCTGCCTGTTCCGCTCAGCGACAGGGACTATCGGGTTGAACTTGGCTACCGGCTCGCTGGTGGCGGTTGGCGTTCATTGGCCTTCTCCTCGGTGGCTCGGGTACCTGCGCTCCATCCCAGTGAGCAGATCCTCGATCAGTTTGTGCCCTTCTCCCTAGAGGCCGCCGCTCCTGCTACAGCTAGTGGTGCAGCCGTTATGCCGACTGCAGCTCCCGGTATTCACGAGCGGGTTTATCAGGCTGCCACCACCACTTGGCGGGCCGTAGGCCGCGGATCTGAGGCTTTCCACGAGGTGGATGCTAACTCCGACCACAATCAGGGTCTGAATGCTTCCGGTGCCGGTCTTTGGGCCAGCGGCCGCAACGAGTCGGGTGCTGGTGGTGTGGCTACTCGTCAGCGGGCTTTCTGGCTAGTAGCCGACGCCGAATTGATTGTTTATGGCGCTACTGATCCGGCGGCAACCCTGCGGATTGGCGATGAAGTCGTGCCCCTTGGCGAAGACGGCACCTTCCGGCTTCAGGTGCCCTTCCGTGATGGACAGCAGTTGTACCCGATCACTGCCGTAGCAGCTGACGGCGAACAACGGCGCAACATCACTCTTGAATTTGTCCGCACTACCCCGGATGCCAATGTCAACACTGCTGAGGAAGCGGTGGCTGAGTGGTTCTAG